A single Oryzias melastigma strain HK-1 linkage group LG24, ASM292280v2, whole genome shotgun sequence DNA region contains:
- the eya4 gene encoding eyes absent homolog 4 isoform X2, giving the protein MEASADVSEQMVKKSHSESHVPDPSDVRSMEMQDLASPHNRVGGGDSTGSKLDKSNLESPSITSNGTGGENMTVLNTADWLLGCSSPSPASSSKDYVKTEPLNSSDTVTTSGDTALDTYAGSVITSSGYSPRSAHQYSPPLYPSKPYPHILSTPAAPPMPSYAGQPQFSSMQQSTVYTAYSQTGQAYGLSTYDLGVMLPGIKTESGLSQSQSPLQTGLSYSPGFTTPQPGQTAYSPYQMPGSSFTPSSGLYATNNSVSNPANYTATQQDYPSYTTFGQNQYAQYYSASTYGTYMTSNSVDGTGSTAAYQLQDPAPAMTGQAAELHPADFDTVQSPSTPIKELDDRACRSGGSKSRGRGRKNNPSPAPDSDLERVFVWDLDETIIVFHSLLTGSYAQKYGKDPPMAVTLGLRMEEMIFSLADTHLFFNDLEECDQVHIDDVSSDDNGQDLSTYSFATDGFHAAATSANLCLATGVRGGVDWMRKLAFRYRRVKELYSTYKNNVGGLLGPAKRDAWLQLRAEVEALTDSWLTHALKSLSIISSRSNCVNVLVTTTQLIPALAKVLLYSLGSVFPIENIYSATKIGKESCFERIVSRFGTNITYVVIGDGKDEEHAASQHNMPFWRISSHSDLLALHQALEFEYL; this is encoded by the exons GTGAAGAAATCCCACAGTGAATCTCATGTTCCAGACCCCTCAGACGTCAG GTCTATGGAAATGCAGGACCTAGCCAGTCCTCATAACCGAGTTGGAGGTGGGGATTCGACAGGCTCCAAACTGGACAAGAGCAACCTGGAAAGCCCTTCCATCACCAGCAATGGAACAGGAG GTGAAAACATGACTGTTCTAAACACGGCTGATTGGCTGTTAGGCTGCAGCAGCCCGTCCCCCGCCTCCAGTTCCAAGGACTATG TGAAAACAGAGCCTCTGAACAGCAGCGACACGGTCACTACGTCGGGCGACACAGCACTGGACACATACGCAGGCTCAG tCATTACCAGTAGCGGGTACAGCCCTCGCTCAGCCCACCAGTACTCTCCTCCTCTCTACCCTTCAAA GCCGTACCCTCACATCCTCTCCACGCCGGCAGCCCCTCCCATGCCGTCATACGCCGGTCAGCCTCAGTTCAGCAGCATGCAGCAGTCCACTGTCTACACAGCCTACTCTCAGACGGGACAGGCCTACGGACTGTCCACCTATG ACCTTGGCGTGATGCTTCCAGGCATTAAGACTGAAAGCGGCCTCAGCCAGAGTCAGTCGCCCCTACAGACGGGCCTCAGCTACAGCCCCGGCTTCACCACACCTCAGCCCGGACAGACTGCATATTCACCATATCAGATGCCAG GCTCCAGCTTCACTCCGTCCTCAGGCCTCTACGCCACCAACAACTCAGTCTCCAACCCCGCCAACTACACTGCCACACAGCAG GATTATCCCTCATACACAACATTTGGCCAAAACCAGTATGCGCAGTATTACTCTGCCTCCACGTACGGGACATACATGACTTCCAACAGTGTGGATGGCACGGGCTCCACCGCGGCCTACCAGCTGCAGGATCCCGCTCCTGCCATGACGGGACAGGCGGCCGAGCTTCACCCAG CGGACTTCGATACAGTGCAGAGCCCCTCCACGCCCATCAAAGAGCTGGACGACAGAGCCTGCCGGAGTGGGGGATCCAAGTCTCGCGGCAGGGGCCGCAAAAACAACCCTTCTCCCGCCCCTGACAGTGACCTGGAG AGAGTGTTTGTTTGGGATCTGGACGAGACCATCATTGTCTTCCATTCTCTGCTCACAGGTTCCTATGCACAGAAATATGGCAAG GACCCTCCCATGGCGGTGACTCTTGGCTTAAGGATGGAGGAGATGATCTTCAGCTTGGCCGACACACACTTATTCTTTAATGATCTGGAG GAATGTGATCAGGTACATATCGATGACGTATCATCCGACGACAATGGCCAGGACTTAAG TACTTACAGTTTTGCAACTGATGGCTTCCATGCAGCTGCAACCAGCGCCAACCTGTGCCTGGCTACGGGCGTCCGCGGGGGGGTCGACTGGATGAGGAAACTTGCCTTCCGCTACCGACGGGTCAAAGAGTTGTATAGCACGTACAAAAACAATGTGGGGG ggCTGCTCGGTCCTGCTAAAAGAGACGcctggctgcagctcagagcCGAGGTGGAGGCTCTGACGGACTCCTGGCTCACTCACGCCCTCAAGTCCCTTTCCATCATCAGCTCCAG GAGTAACTGTGTAAACGTGTTGGTGACCACAACGCAGCTCATACCAGCGCTCGCTAAAGTTCTCCTGTACAGCCTCGGATCCGTTTTCCCCATCGAGAACATCTACAGCGCAACCAAAATAG GCAAAGAGAGCTGTTTTGAGCGTATAGTCTCCCGCTTTGGCACTAACATTACATATGTTGTGATTGGCGATGGGAAGGATGAAGAGCATGCTGCCAGCCAG CACAACATGCCTTTCTGGAGGATATCCAGTCACTCTGACCTGCTGGCGCTACACCAAGCACTGGAGTTTGAATACCTGTAG
- the eya4 gene encoding eyes absent homolog 4 isoform X5, whose protein sequence is MEMQDLASPHNRVGGGDSTGSKLDKSNLESPSITSNGTGGENMTVLNTADWLLGCSSPSPASSSKDYVKTEPLNSSDTVTTSGDTALDTYAGSVITSSGYSPRSAHQYSPPLYPSKPYPHILSTPAAPPMPSYAGQPQFSSMQQSTVYTAYSQTGQAYGLSTYDLGVMLPGIKTESGLSQSQSPLQTGLSYSPGFTTPQPGQTAYSPYQMPGSSFTPSSGLYATNNSVSNPANYTATQQDYPSYTTFGQNQYAQYYSASTYGTYMTSNSVDGTGSTAAYQLQDPAPAMTGQAAELHPADFDTVQSPSTPIKELDDRACRSGGSKSRGRGRKNNPSPAPDSDLERVFVWDLDETIIVFHSLLTGSYAQKYGKDPPMAVTLGLRMEEMIFSLADTHLFFNDLEECDQVHIDDVSSDDNGQDLSTYSFATDGFHAAATSANLCLATGVRGGVDWMRKLAFRYRRVKELYSTYKNNVGGLLGPAKRDAWLQLRAEVEALTDSWLTHALKSLSIISSRSNCVNVLVTTTQLIPALAKVLLYSLGSVFPIENIYSATKIGKESCFERIMQRFGRKVVYVVIGDGVEEEQAAKKHNMPFWRISSHSDLLALHQALEFEYL, encoded by the exons ATGGAAATGCAGGACCTAGCCAGTCCTCATAACCGAGTTGGAGGTGGGGATTCGACAGGCTCCAAACTGGACAAGAGCAACCTGGAAAGCCCTTCCATCACCAGCAATGGAACAGGAG GTGAAAACATGACTGTTCTAAACACGGCTGATTGGCTGTTAGGCTGCAGCAGCCCGTCCCCCGCCTCCAGTTCCAAGGACTATG TGAAAACAGAGCCTCTGAACAGCAGCGACACGGTCACTACGTCGGGCGACACAGCACTGGACACATACGCAGGCTCAG tCATTACCAGTAGCGGGTACAGCCCTCGCTCAGCCCACCAGTACTCTCCTCCTCTCTACCCTTCAAA GCCGTACCCTCACATCCTCTCCACGCCGGCAGCCCCTCCCATGCCGTCATACGCCGGTCAGCCTCAGTTCAGCAGCATGCAGCAGTCCACTGTCTACACAGCCTACTCTCAGACGGGACAGGCCTACGGACTGTCCACCTATG ACCTTGGCGTGATGCTTCCAGGCATTAAGACTGAAAGCGGCCTCAGCCAGAGTCAGTCGCCCCTACAGACGGGCCTCAGCTACAGCCCCGGCTTCACCACACCTCAGCCCGGACAGACTGCATATTCACCATATCAGATGCCAG GCTCCAGCTTCACTCCGTCCTCAGGCCTCTACGCCACCAACAACTCAGTCTCCAACCCCGCCAACTACACTGCCACACAGCAG GATTATCCCTCATACACAACATTTGGCCAAAACCAGTATGCGCAGTATTACTCTGCCTCCACGTACGGGACATACATGACTTCCAACAGTGTGGATGGCACGGGCTCCACCGCGGCCTACCAGCTGCAGGATCCCGCTCCTGCCATGACGGGACAGGCGGCCGAGCTTCACCCAG CGGACTTCGATACAGTGCAGAGCCCCTCCACGCCCATCAAAGAGCTGGACGACAGAGCCTGCCGGAGTGGGGGATCCAAGTCTCGCGGCAGGGGCCGCAAAAACAACCCTTCTCCCGCCCCTGACAGTGACCTGGAG AGAGTGTTTGTTTGGGATCTGGACGAGACCATCATTGTCTTCCATTCTCTGCTCACAGGTTCCTATGCACAGAAATATGGCAAG GACCCTCCCATGGCGGTGACTCTTGGCTTAAGGATGGAGGAGATGATCTTCAGCTTGGCCGACACACACTTATTCTTTAATGATCTGGAG GAATGTGATCAGGTACATATCGATGACGTATCATCCGACGACAATGGCCAGGACTTAAG TACTTACAGTTTTGCAACTGATGGCTTCCATGCAGCTGCAACCAGCGCCAACCTGTGCCTGGCTACGGGCGTCCGCGGGGGGGTCGACTGGATGAGGAAACTTGCCTTCCGCTACCGACGGGTCAAAGAGTTGTATAGCACGTACAAAAACAATGTGGGGG ggCTGCTCGGTCCTGCTAAAAGAGACGcctggctgcagctcagagcCGAGGTGGAGGCTCTGACGGACTCCTGGCTCACTCACGCCCTCAAGTCCCTTTCCATCATCAGCTCCAG GAGTAACTGTGTAAACGTGTTGGTGACCACAACGCAGCTCATACCAGCGCTCGCTAAAGTTCTCCTGTACAGCCTCGGATCCGTTTTCCCCATCGAGAACATCTACAGCGCAACCAAAATAG gaAAAGAGAGTTGCTTTGAACGCATAATGCAAAGGTTTGGCAGAAAAGTTGTGTATGTTGTTATTGGGGACGGTGTGGAAGAGGAGCAGGCGGCCAAAAAG CACAACATGCCTTTCTGGAGGATATCCAGTCACTCTGACCTGCTGGCGCTACACCAAGCACTGGAGTTTGAATACCTGTAG
- the eya4 gene encoding eyes absent homolog 4 isoform X4 — MEASADVSEQMVKKSHSESHVPDPSDVRSMEMQDLASPHNRVGGGDSTGSKLDKSNLESPSITSNGTGVKTEPLNSSDTVTTSGDTALDTYAGSVITSSGYSPRSAHQYSPPLYPSKPYPHILSTPAAPPMPSYAGQPQFSSMQQSTVYTAYSQTGQAYGLSTYDLGVMLPGIKTESGLSQSQSPLQTGLSYSPGFTTPQPGQTAYSPYQMPGSSFTPSSGLYATNNSVSNPANYTATQQDYPSYTTFGQNQYAQYYSASTYGTYMTSNSVDGTGSTAAYQLQDPAPAMTGQAAELHPADFDTVQSPSTPIKELDDRACRSGGSKSRGRGRKNNPSPAPDSDLERVFVWDLDETIIVFHSLLTGSYAQKYGKDPPMAVTLGLRMEEMIFSLADTHLFFNDLEECDQVHIDDVSSDDNGQDLSTYSFATDGFHAAATSANLCLATGVRGGVDWMRKLAFRYRRVKELYSTYKNNVGGLLGPAKRDAWLQLRAEVEALTDSWLTHALKSLSIISSRSNCVNVLVTTTQLIPALAKVLLYSLGSVFPIENIYSATKIGKESCFERIMQRFGRKVVYVVIGDGVEEEQAAKKHNMPFWRISSHSDLLALHQALEFEYL, encoded by the exons GTGAAGAAATCCCACAGTGAATCTCATGTTCCAGACCCCTCAGACGTCAG GTCTATGGAAATGCAGGACCTAGCCAGTCCTCATAACCGAGTTGGAGGTGGGGATTCGACAGGCTCCAAACTGGACAAGAGCAACCTGGAAAGCCCTTCCATCACCAGCAATGGAACAGGAG TGAAAACAGAGCCTCTGAACAGCAGCGACACGGTCACTACGTCGGGCGACACAGCACTGGACACATACGCAGGCTCAG tCATTACCAGTAGCGGGTACAGCCCTCGCTCAGCCCACCAGTACTCTCCTCCTCTCTACCCTTCAAA GCCGTACCCTCACATCCTCTCCACGCCGGCAGCCCCTCCCATGCCGTCATACGCCGGTCAGCCTCAGTTCAGCAGCATGCAGCAGTCCACTGTCTACACAGCCTACTCTCAGACGGGACAGGCCTACGGACTGTCCACCTATG ACCTTGGCGTGATGCTTCCAGGCATTAAGACTGAAAGCGGCCTCAGCCAGAGTCAGTCGCCCCTACAGACGGGCCTCAGCTACAGCCCCGGCTTCACCACACCTCAGCCCGGACAGACTGCATATTCACCATATCAGATGCCAG GCTCCAGCTTCACTCCGTCCTCAGGCCTCTACGCCACCAACAACTCAGTCTCCAACCCCGCCAACTACACTGCCACACAGCAG GATTATCCCTCATACACAACATTTGGCCAAAACCAGTATGCGCAGTATTACTCTGCCTCCACGTACGGGACATACATGACTTCCAACAGTGTGGATGGCACGGGCTCCACCGCGGCCTACCAGCTGCAGGATCCCGCTCCTGCCATGACGGGACAGGCGGCCGAGCTTCACCCAG CGGACTTCGATACAGTGCAGAGCCCCTCCACGCCCATCAAAGAGCTGGACGACAGAGCCTGCCGGAGTGGGGGATCCAAGTCTCGCGGCAGGGGCCGCAAAAACAACCCTTCTCCCGCCCCTGACAGTGACCTGGAG AGAGTGTTTGTTTGGGATCTGGACGAGACCATCATTGTCTTCCATTCTCTGCTCACAGGTTCCTATGCACAGAAATATGGCAAG GACCCTCCCATGGCGGTGACTCTTGGCTTAAGGATGGAGGAGATGATCTTCAGCTTGGCCGACACACACTTATTCTTTAATGATCTGGAG GAATGTGATCAGGTACATATCGATGACGTATCATCCGACGACAATGGCCAGGACTTAAG TACTTACAGTTTTGCAACTGATGGCTTCCATGCAGCTGCAACCAGCGCCAACCTGTGCCTGGCTACGGGCGTCCGCGGGGGGGTCGACTGGATGAGGAAACTTGCCTTCCGCTACCGACGGGTCAAAGAGTTGTATAGCACGTACAAAAACAATGTGGGGG ggCTGCTCGGTCCTGCTAAAAGAGACGcctggctgcagctcagagcCGAGGTGGAGGCTCTGACGGACTCCTGGCTCACTCACGCCCTCAAGTCCCTTTCCATCATCAGCTCCAG GAGTAACTGTGTAAACGTGTTGGTGACCACAACGCAGCTCATACCAGCGCTCGCTAAAGTTCTCCTGTACAGCCTCGGATCCGTTTTCCCCATCGAGAACATCTACAGCGCAACCAAAATAG gaAAAGAGAGTTGCTTTGAACGCATAATGCAAAGGTTTGGCAGAAAAGTTGTGTATGTTGTTATTGGGGACGGTGTGGAAGAGGAGCAGGCGGCCAAAAAG CACAACATGCCTTTCTGGAGGATATCCAGTCACTCTGACCTGCTGGCGCTACACCAAGCACTGGAGTTTGAATACCTGTAG
- the eya4 gene encoding eyes absent homolog 4 isoform X6 — translation MEMQDLASPHNRVGGGDSTGSKLDKSNLESPSITSNGTGVKTEPLNSSDTVTTSGDTALDTYAGSVITSSGYSPRSAHQYSPPLYPSKPYPHILSTPAAPPMPSYAGQPQFSSMQQSTVYTAYSQTGQAYGLSTYDLGVMLPGIKTESGLSQSQSPLQTGLSYSPGFTTPQPGQTAYSPYQMPGSSFTPSSGLYATNNSVSNPANYTATQQDYPSYTTFGQNQYAQYYSASTYGTYMTSNSVDGTGSTAAYQLQDPAPAMTGQAAELHPADFDTVQSPSTPIKELDDRACRSGGSKSRGRGRKNNPSPAPDSDLERVFVWDLDETIIVFHSLLTGSYAQKYGKDPPMAVTLGLRMEEMIFSLADTHLFFNDLEECDQVHIDDVSSDDNGQDLSTYSFATDGFHAAATSANLCLATGVRGGVDWMRKLAFRYRRVKELYSTYKNNVGGLLGPAKRDAWLQLRAEVEALTDSWLTHALKSLSIISSRSNCVNVLVTTTQLIPALAKVLLYSLGSVFPIENIYSATKIGKESCFERIMQRFGRKVVYVVIGDGVEEEQAAKKHNMPFWRISSHSDLLALHQALEFEYL, via the exons ATGGAAATGCAGGACCTAGCCAGTCCTCATAACCGAGTTGGAGGTGGGGATTCGACAGGCTCCAAACTGGACAAGAGCAACCTGGAAAGCCCTTCCATCACCAGCAATGGAACAGGAG TGAAAACAGAGCCTCTGAACAGCAGCGACACGGTCACTACGTCGGGCGACACAGCACTGGACACATACGCAGGCTCAG tCATTACCAGTAGCGGGTACAGCCCTCGCTCAGCCCACCAGTACTCTCCTCCTCTCTACCCTTCAAA GCCGTACCCTCACATCCTCTCCACGCCGGCAGCCCCTCCCATGCCGTCATACGCCGGTCAGCCTCAGTTCAGCAGCATGCAGCAGTCCACTGTCTACACAGCCTACTCTCAGACGGGACAGGCCTACGGACTGTCCACCTATG ACCTTGGCGTGATGCTTCCAGGCATTAAGACTGAAAGCGGCCTCAGCCAGAGTCAGTCGCCCCTACAGACGGGCCTCAGCTACAGCCCCGGCTTCACCACACCTCAGCCCGGACAGACTGCATATTCACCATATCAGATGCCAG GCTCCAGCTTCACTCCGTCCTCAGGCCTCTACGCCACCAACAACTCAGTCTCCAACCCCGCCAACTACACTGCCACACAGCAG GATTATCCCTCATACACAACATTTGGCCAAAACCAGTATGCGCAGTATTACTCTGCCTCCACGTACGGGACATACATGACTTCCAACAGTGTGGATGGCACGGGCTCCACCGCGGCCTACCAGCTGCAGGATCCCGCTCCTGCCATGACGGGACAGGCGGCCGAGCTTCACCCAG CGGACTTCGATACAGTGCAGAGCCCCTCCACGCCCATCAAAGAGCTGGACGACAGAGCCTGCCGGAGTGGGGGATCCAAGTCTCGCGGCAGGGGCCGCAAAAACAACCCTTCTCCCGCCCCTGACAGTGACCTGGAG AGAGTGTTTGTTTGGGATCTGGACGAGACCATCATTGTCTTCCATTCTCTGCTCACAGGTTCCTATGCACAGAAATATGGCAAG GACCCTCCCATGGCGGTGACTCTTGGCTTAAGGATGGAGGAGATGATCTTCAGCTTGGCCGACACACACTTATTCTTTAATGATCTGGAG GAATGTGATCAGGTACATATCGATGACGTATCATCCGACGACAATGGCCAGGACTTAAG TACTTACAGTTTTGCAACTGATGGCTTCCATGCAGCTGCAACCAGCGCCAACCTGTGCCTGGCTACGGGCGTCCGCGGGGGGGTCGACTGGATGAGGAAACTTGCCTTCCGCTACCGACGGGTCAAAGAGTTGTATAGCACGTACAAAAACAATGTGGGGG ggCTGCTCGGTCCTGCTAAAAGAGACGcctggctgcagctcagagcCGAGGTGGAGGCTCTGACGGACTCCTGGCTCACTCACGCCCTCAAGTCCCTTTCCATCATCAGCTCCAG GAGTAACTGTGTAAACGTGTTGGTGACCACAACGCAGCTCATACCAGCGCTCGCTAAAGTTCTCCTGTACAGCCTCGGATCCGTTTTCCCCATCGAGAACATCTACAGCGCAACCAAAATAG gaAAAGAGAGTTGCTTTGAACGCATAATGCAAAGGTTTGGCAGAAAAGTTGTGTATGTTGTTATTGGGGACGGTGTGGAAGAGGAGCAGGCGGCCAAAAAG CACAACATGCCTTTCTGGAGGATATCCAGTCACTCTGACCTGCTGGCGCTACACCAAGCACTGGAGTTTGAATACCTGTAG
- the eya4 gene encoding eyes absent homolog 4 isoform X1: MEASADVSEQMVKKSHSESHVPDPSDVRSMEMQDLASPHNRVGGGDSTGSKLDKSNLESPSITSNGTGGENMTVLNTADWLLGCSSPSPASSSKDYVKTEPLNSSDTVTTSGDTALDTYAGSVITSSGYSPRSAHQYSPPLYPSKPYPHILSTPAAPPMPSYAGQPQFSSMQQSTVYTAYSQTGQAYGLSTYDLGVMLPGIKTESGLSQSQSPLQTGLSYSPGFTTPQPGQTAYSPYQMPGSSFTPSSGLYATNNSVSNPANYTATQQDYPSYTTFGQNQYAQYYSASTYGTYMTSNSVDGTGSTAAYQLQDPAPAMTGQAAELHPADFDTVQSPSTPIKELDDRACRSGGSKSRGRGRKNNPSPAPDSDLERVFVWDLDETIIVFHSLLTGSYAQKYGKDPPMAVTLGLRMEEMIFSLADTHLFFNDLEECDQVHIDDVSSDDNGQDLSTYSFATDGFHAAATSANLCLATGVRGGVDWMRKLAFRYRRVKELYSTYKNNVGGLLGPAKRDAWLQLRAEVEALTDSWLTHALKSLSIISSRSNCVNVLVTTTQLIPALAKVLLYSLGSVFPIENIYSATKIGKESCFERIMQRFGRKVVYVVIGDGVEEEQAAKKHNMPFWRISSHSDLLALHQALEFEYL, encoded by the exons GTGAAGAAATCCCACAGTGAATCTCATGTTCCAGACCCCTCAGACGTCAG GTCTATGGAAATGCAGGACCTAGCCAGTCCTCATAACCGAGTTGGAGGTGGGGATTCGACAGGCTCCAAACTGGACAAGAGCAACCTGGAAAGCCCTTCCATCACCAGCAATGGAACAGGAG GTGAAAACATGACTGTTCTAAACACGGCTGATTGGCTGTTAGGCTGCAGCAGCCCGTCCCCCGCCTCCAGTTCCAAGGACTATG TGAAAACAGAGCCTCTGAACAGCAGCGACACGGTCACTACGTCGGGCGACACAGCACTGGACACATACGCAGGCTCAG tCATTACCAGTAGCGGGTACAGCCCTCGCTCAGCCCACCAGTACTCTCCTCCTCTCTACCCTTCAAA GCCGTACCCTCACATCCTCTCCACGCCGGCAGCCCCTCCCATGCCGTCATACGCCGGTCAGCCTCAGTTCAGCAGCATGCAGCAGTCCACTGTCTACACAGCCTACTCTCAGACGGGACAGGCCTACGGACTGTCCACCTATG ACCTTGGCGTGATGCTTCCAGGCATTAAGACTGAAAGCGGCCTCAGCCAGAGTCAGTCGCCCCTACAGACGGGCCTCAGCTACAGCCCCGGCTTCACCACACCTCAGCCCGGACAGACTGCATATTCACCATATCAGATGCCAG GCTCCAGCTTCACTCCGTCCTCAGGCCTCTACGCCACCAACAACTCAGTCTCCAACCCCGCCAACTACACTGCCACACAGCAG GATTATCCCTCATACACAACATTTGGCCAAAACCAGTATGCGCAGTATTACTCTGCCTCCACGTACGGGACATACATGACTTCCAACAGTGTGGATGGCACGGGCTCCACCGCGGCCTACCAGCTGCAGGATCCCGCTCCTGCCATGACGGGACAGGCGGCCGAGCTTCACCCAG CGGACTTCGATACAGTGCAGAGCCCCTCCACGCCCATCAAAGAGCTGGACGACAGAGCCTGCCGGAGTGGGGGATCCAAGTCTCGCGGCAGGGGCCGCAAAAACAACCCTTCTCCCGCCCCTGACAGTGACCTGGAG AGAGTGTTTGTTTGGGATCTGGACGAGACCATCATTGTCTTCCATTCTCTGCTCACAGGTTCCTATGCACAGAAATATGGCAAG GACCCTCCCATGGCGGTGACTCTTGGCTTAAGGATGGAGGAGATGATCTTCAGCTTGGCCGACACACACTTATTCTTTAATGATCTGGAG GAATGTGATCAGGTACATATCGATGACGTATCATCCGACGACAATGGCCAGGACTTAAG TACTTACAGTTTTGCAACTGATGGCTTCCATGCAGCTGCAACCAGCGCCAACCTGTGCCTGGCTACGGGCGTCCGCGGGGGGGTCGACTGGATGAGGAAACTTGCCTTCCGCTACCGACGGGTCAAAGAGTTGTATAGCACGTACAAAAACAATGTGGGGG ggCTGCTCGGTCCTGCTAAAAGAGACGcctggctgcagctcagagcCGAGGTGGAGGCTCTGACGGACTCCTGGCTCACTCACGCCCTCAAGTCCCTTTCCATCATCAGCTCCAG GAGTAACTGTGTAAACGTGTTGGTGACCACAACGCAGCTCATACCAGCGCTCGCTAAAGTTCTCCTGTACAGCCTCGGATCCGTTTTCCCCATCGAGAACATCTACAGCGCAACCAAAATAG gaAAAGAGAGTTGCTTTGAACGCATAATGCAAAGGTTTGGCAGAAAAGTTGTGTATGTTGTTATTGGGGACGGTGTGGAAGAGGAGCAGGCGGCCAAAAAG CACAACATGCCTTTCTGGAGGATATCCAGTCACTCTGACCTGCTGGCGCTACACCAAGCACTGGAGTTTGAATACCTGTAG